The following are encoded together in the Cohaesibacter gelatinilyticus genome:
- the purD gene encoding phosphoribosylamine--glycine ligase, producing the protein MNVLLIGSGGREHALAYGLSKSDKLGQLYATPGNAGILQLAEKADLSVKDHQSVINFCKEKDISFVVVGPEDPLVDGIADSLRNAGLDVFGPSKAAAQLEGSKGYTKDLCAEFNIPTAAYARFGNEADALTYLNDNPAPIVIKADGLAAGKGVTVAMTQDEAVAAIKDCFDGAFGDAGAEVVIEAFLQGEEASLFALCDGKTALLMPSAQDHKAVGEGDTGPNTGGMGAYTPAPVMTPELTQEVMNKIIQPTLDGMASRGAPFSGVLFLGLMITDKGPELIEYNVRFGDPECQTLMMRLESDLLELLLASARGELTGKSLQNSDDVVMNVVMAAKGYPASYTKGTAINGLDAAESIDGVKIFHAGTKMDGDQLVANGGRVLNICARGASVTEAQARCYEAISKLDWADGFCRSDIGWRAVAREAKT; encoded by the coding sequence CTGAATGTCCTTCTGATTGGCTCTGGTGGCCGCGAACACGCTCTGGCCTATGGTCTGTCCAAGTCCGACAAATTGGGGCAGCTCTATGCAACACCTGGCAATGCCGGTATTTTGCAGCTGGCAGAGAAAGCTGATCTCTCCGTGAAAGACCACCAAAGCGTTATCAATTTCTGCAAGGAAAAAGACATCAGCTTTGTTGTTGTAGGACCGGAAGATCCACTGGTCGATGGCATTGCTGACAGTCTTCGTAATGCTGGCCTTGATGTATTCGGCCCCTCCAAGGCAGCTGCACAGCTGGAAGGCTCCAAAGGCTATACCAAAGACCTTTGCGCCGAATTCAATATTCCGACTGCTGCTTATGCTCGTTTTGGCAATGAAGCCGATGCGCTCACCTATCTGAATGACAATCCCGCCCCTATTGTAATCAAGGCCGACGGTCTTGCTGCTGGTAAAGGTGTCACCGTTGCCATGACGCAGGATGAAGCCGTGGCCGCTATCAAAGATTGCTTTGATGGCGCCTTTGGTGATGCAGGTGCAGAAGTTGTGATCGAAGCCTTCTTGCAAGGTGAAGAAGCCAGTCTGTTTGCCCTTTGCGATGGCAAGACCGCCTTGCTGATGCCATCCGCGCAGGATCATAAGGCAGTTGGCGAAGGCGATACTGGCCCAAACACAGGCGGCATGGGAGCCTATACTCCAGCGCCCGTTATGACACCAGAGCTGACCCAGGAAGTCATGAACAAGATCATTCAGCCAACCCTGGATGGCATGGCCAGCCGTGGGGCGCCATTCTCTGGTGTTCTGTTCCTCGGTCTGATGATCACCGACAAAGGTCCGGAGCTGATCGAATACAATGTCCGCTTTGGTGATCCGGAATGCCAGACCCTGATGATGCGTCTGGAAAGCGATCTGCTGGAGTTGCTTCTTGCGTCTGCACGGGGTGAATTGACTGGCAAAAGCCTGCAGAATTCCGACGATGTGGTCATGAATGTCGTCATGGCAGCAAAAGGCTATCCTGCTTCCTACACGAAAGGCACCGCCATCAATGGGCTGGATGCAGCAGAATCAATTGATGGGGTCAAGATCTTCCATGCTGGCACCAAGATGGATGGAGATCAGTTGGTTGCCAATGGTGGCCGTGTTCTCAATATCTGCGCGCGCGGAGCCAGCGTCACTGAAGCACAAGCCCGTTGCTATGAAGCCATTTCCAAACTCGATTGGGCGGATGGGTTCTGCCGATCTGACATCGGCTGGCGTGCCGTGGCTCGTGAAGCCAAGACATGA
- a CDS encoding SAP domain-containing protein, which translates to MAEKKLRIDMSVAEFDAGYFYATDMKAFAREIGISVGNFRKSELEDLIRDFLATGKVPSRKPVLPRKPGAERDELAVNVTVTNYVGDKKTKQFLLELVAKKEADLKNKSGQWYWLNDWRRLRQESDRTFTYQDLADHLHSLMTTKGRLPQIPSARMNNFITDFYSDPQNSDIPRADVLKAWEWLKVKSGPKTYQKYKRLRSEES; encoded by the coding sequence GTGGCAGAGAAGAAACTTCGGATCGATATGTCTGTTGCCGAGTTTGATGCGGGCTATTTTTATGCTACTGACATGAAGGCCTTCGCCCGTGAGATCGGGATCAGTGTTGGAAATTTCAGAAAATCCGAGTTGGAAGATCTGATCCGGGATTTCCTTGCGACGGGCAAGGTTCCCTCTCGAAAGCCGGTTCTTCCAAGAAAGCCAGGTGCAGAGCGTGATGAATTGGCGGTCAATGTCACCGTTACCAATTATGTCGGAGACAAGAAGACCAAGCAGTTTCTGCTGGAGTTAGTCGCCAAAAAAGAAGCGGATCTGAAAAACAAATCCGGTCAATGGTATTGGCTGAATGATTGGCGAAGGCTGCGACAGGAAAGTGATCGGACCTTCACTTATCAGGATCTGGCGGACCATTTGCATTCTTTGATGACGACCAAGGGACGCCTGCCACAGATTCCTTCTGCACGAATGAACAATTTCATCACAGATTTCTATTCAGATCCGCAGAATTCCGATATACCACGTGCAGATGTTCTGAAAGCTTGGGAATGGTTGAAAGTGAAGTCCGGCCCCAAGACCTATCAGAAGTACAAGAGATTGAGATCTGAAGAGAGCTGA
- the ubiA gene encoding 4-hydroxybenzoate octaprenyltransferase has translation MINRPAPNGTASNHDHDIEGRVADAVLGHWADHYLPAWFRPYARLSRLERPIGWWLLLWPCFWSLAMALAASNRYFGGEMPIGLTTALYYAFLFWIGAVAMRGAGCTYNDIVDFKIDASVERTRSRPLPSGQVSRKQAWLWLGLQLFVGLLVLLQFNSYAQILGLSSLLVVAAYPFMKRITHWPQFVLGLAFSWGGLMGWAVVYGSLDFAPIVLYFACIVWTIGYDTIYAHQDKEDDILIGVKSTALLFGDNTKLWLAGFYSVMIALMVVAFVSVDLGPFIWIGLGLASIHLARQIIILDIDDADQCLALFKSNTNIGYLIVAGLLIEVWI, from the coding sequence ATGATCAATCGACCGGCACCAAATGGGACTGCCAGCAATCATGATCACGATATTGAAGGGCGTGTGGCTGATGCCGTACTTGGCCACTGGGCCGATCACTATTTGCCTGCATGGTTTCGCCCTTATGCGCGCCTCTCGCGTCTGGAGCGCCCGATTGGCTGGTGGCTCTTGCTCTGGCCCTGCTTCTGGTCTCTGGCCATGGCGCTCGCTGCTTCCAATCGCTATTTTGGCGGTGAGATGCCAATCGGCCTCACAACTGCACTTTATTATGCCTTCCTGTTCTGGATCGGTGCGGTAGCAATGCGTGGCGCGGGCTGCACCTATAATGATATCGTTGATTTCAAGATTGACGCCAGTGTCGAGCGTACCCGATCCCGCCCATTGCCAAGCGGTCAGGTGAGCCGCAAACAGGCCTGGCTCTGGCTCGGATTGCAGCTCTTTGTCGGGCTTTTAGTCCTGTTGCAGTTCAATAGCTATGCACAAATTCTCGGGTTGTCATCTCTATTGGTGGTTGCCGCTTACCCATTCATGAAGCGCATCACCCATTGGCCACAATTCGTGCTGGGTCTTGCTTTTTCCTGGGGTGGATTGATGGGGTGGGCAGTTGTCTATGGCTCCCTCGATTTTGCACCCATCGTACTTTACTTTGCCTGTATTGTCTGGACAATCGGATATGACACCATCTACGCCCATCAGGATAAGGAAGATGATATCCTGATCGGTGTCAAATCCACCGCTCTGTTGTTTGGAGACAATACAAAGCTTTGGTTGGCTGGCTTTTACAGCGTGATGATCGCGTTGATGGTTGTTGCTTTTGTCTCCGTTGATCTTGGTCCATTCATCTGGATTGGCCTCGGCCTTGCCAGCATACATCTCGCTCGACAGATCATCATTCTTGATATCGATGATGCAGATCAGTGTCTGGCTCTGTTCAAGTCAAATACCAATATCGGCTATCTGATCGTTGCCGGTCTTCTGATCGAAGTTTGGATTTAG
- a CDS encoding class I SAM-dependent RNA methyltransferase, with product MTDPVEVMIESLGAKGDGIAHHDGKAMFVPYALEGERVRITPRGERAELEEVVVSSADRVDAICPLFERCGGCSMQHLASEPYQAWKSNLVKEALASRGFDVPLQPMIATKPGGRRRAVLTARLIGRRLLFGYHEAKSNRIVDVNHCPVLVPELSALLPKLAEVLPLFMTKKGEAKVTLLSTNSGIDVSLANVRDLNGGQTYLKAVQVAEDLDLARLSANGEILLERRPPQLTMGRAHVSPPSGAFTQADATAEHAMVNLVLDAVGDKAKRVIDLFCGSGTFALRLAENSPVWALEGDEAALKALEKGWRFGSNLKGIKIERRDLFRRPVLAMEMKKFDAVVFDPPRAGAKAQAEEIAKSNIPCVVAVSCNPGTLARDLRILVDGGYEIESVTPVDQFLFSAHVECVTVLRKK from the coding sequence GTGACCGATCCCGTTGAAGTGATGATTGAAAGCCTTGGGGCCAAAGGCGATGGCATTGCCCATCATGATGGCAAAGCGATGTTTGTGCCCTATGCTCTTGAAGGCGAGCGGGTGCGTATCACACCACGTGGCGAGCGTGCTGAGCTGGAAGAAGTTGTCGTCTCATCAGCGGACCGTGTCGATGCCATCTGTCCTTTGTTCGAGCGTTGTGGTGGGTGTTCCATGCAACATCTGGCGAGTGAGCCTTATCAAGCATGGAAATCCAATCTTGTGAAAGAGGCTCTTGCGTCACGTGGTTTCGATGTTCCTTTGCAGCCCATGATCGCAACCAAACCCGGTGGACGTCGCCGCGCGGTTCTGACTGCCCGCTTAATTGGTCGTCGGCTTTTGTTTGGCTACCATGAGGCAAAGAGCAATCGCATTGTTGATGTGAACCATTGCCCGGTGCTCGTCCCAGAGCTTTCTGCATTGCTGCCAAAGCTGGCCGAAGTGCTTCCGCTTTTCATGACCAAGAAGGGCGAGGCAAAAGTCACATTGCTGTCCACGAATTCCGGTATTGATGTGAGCCTTGCCAATGTCAGGGATTTGAATGGCGGTCAGACTTATCTGAAAGCTGTTCAAGTCGCCGAAGATCTGGACCTTGCCCGTCTCAGCGCCAATGGCGAGATATTACTGGAACGCCGCCCACCACAACTGACCATGGGACGGGCTCATGTCTCTCCTCCCTCCGGAGCGTTCACACAAGCTGACGCAACGGCGGAACACGCCATGGTGAATCTGGTGCTTGATGCCGTTGGAGACAAAGCCAAGCGTGTGATTGATCTCTTTTGCGGGTCGGGCACCTTTGCCCTTCGCCTGGCCGAGAATTCTCCTGTCTGGGCTTTGGAGGGCGATGAAGCGGCTCTCAAGGCCTTGGAGAAAGGTTGGCGCTTTGGCTCCAATCTGAAAGGCATCAAGATTGAGCGCCGTGATCTGTTCCGTCGCCCCGTCTTGGCGATGGAGATGAAGAAATTCGATGCCGTGGTCTTTGATCCCCCACGCGCAGGTGCCAAAGCGCAGGCTGAAGAAATTGCCAAATCCAACATCCCCTGTGTGGTGGCTGTTTCCTGCAACCCTGGCACCTTGGCCCGAGATTTGCGCATTTTGGTTGACGGTGGCTACGAGATTGAAAGTGTCACCCCGGTAGATCAATTTCTCTTCTCCGCACATGTGGAATGTGTCACTGTCTTGAGAAAAAAATGA
- a CDS encoding FecR domain-containing protein: MLLRLFYGVIISAFLLMPSHAATKHSWKVSKIFGQAWIASTGVKPRKVSKGSMLNPGETLSTRGRTKLMLSRGKERIQVGSNAVMAIPREQYLRTGKTLILQQAGRLDLAVNKKDVKHFAVKTPYVAAIVKGTQFSVSVTEKKTIVSVRSGKVGVSSSLSGEEVDITAGQTASLDRAKSKFSVSGLGKAASVRKVKKVKVVPPAFVATKTIKGSRKELSPGSARKTSPQSWHSQVNPGMEFRGGARSADVSSNAGNRGNSGANENSNGGGNGNGGGNGNGGGNGNGGGNGNGGGNGNGGGNGNGGGNGNGGGNGNGGGNS; encoded by the coding sequence ATGTTGCTACGACTTTTCTATGGGGTAATTATCTCAGCTTTTCTTCTGATGCCAAGTCATGCTGCAACCAAACATTCCTGGAAAGTTTCCAAGATTTTTGGTCAGGCATGGATCGCATCGACGGGTGTGAAGCCCCGTAAAGTTTCCAAAGGCAGCATGCTTAACCCAGGCGAGACATTGTCCACACGAGGGCGAACCAAGCTGATGTTGAGCCGAGGCAAAGAGCGTATTCAGGTTGGCTCCAATGCGGTTATGGCAATTCCGCGAGAACAATATCTACGGACTGGTAAGACGCTGATTTTGCAACAGGCGGGACGACTGGATCTCGCAGTCAACAAAAAGGACGTCAAGCATTTTGCAGTGAAAACGCCCTATGTGGCTGCAATTGTGAAGGGAACACAATTCTCTGTCTCTGTGACAGAGAAGAAAACGATCGTTTCTGTTCGTTCCGGTAAAGTGGGGGTATCCAGTTCTTTGTCTGGAGAAGAAGTGGATATCACCGCAGGCCAAACGGCTAGTCTTGATCGCGCCAAATCCAAATTTTCCGTCTCGGGCCTGGGTAAGGCAGCAAGCGTGCGGAAAGTGAAAAAAGTTAAGGTAGTTCCGCCTGCTTTTGTGGCTACTAAAACAATAAAAGGCAGTCGCAAGGAGCTCTCTCCGGGTTCTGCCAGAAAGACTTCGCCTCAATCCTGGCATAGTCAGGTAAATCCAGGCATGGAATTCAGAGGTGGTGCCCGTTCTGCTGATGTCTCGAGCAATGCTGGAAACAGAGGAAATAGCGGCGCCAATGAGAACAGCAATGGCGGTGGAAATGGCAATGGCGGTGGAAACGGCAACGGCGGTGGAAACGGCAATGGCGGTGGAAACGGCAATGGCGGTGGAAACGGCAACGGCGGTGGAAACGGCAACGGCGGTGGAAACGGCAATGGCGGTGGAAACGGCAACGGTGGCGGAAACTCATAG
- a CDS encoding NAD(P)H-dependent oxidoreductase, with the protein MSGRPQILVVSCHPLKDSLNRHLVETVLAELTKSGANVTHRDLYDAGFDPRLQSHERESYYQGPFDGQALEDEITELTKADHLILIFPTWWFNLPAILKGWFDRVWAPGIAFDHASDLGPIKPRLTGLKSALIITTLGSPAWIDWFWMGRPVKRILQRSLFKVCAPQAKFSYLCLYKAEDASSARLDNFKRKISNTLGTLAP; encoded by the coding sequence ATGAGTGGTCGACCCCAAATTCTGGTTGTCTCCTGCCATCCTCTCAAGGACAGTTTGAACAGGCATCTGGTTGAGACTGTCCTTGCCGAACTTACAAAGAGCGGTGCGAATGTCACCCATCGGGACTTGTATGATGCGGGCTTTGATCCGCGTCTGCAATCCCATGAGCGTGAAAGCTATTATCAAGGCCCATTTGATGGTCAGGCTCTTGAAGATGAGATTACCGAACTCACGAAGGCCGACCATCTCATCCTCATTTTTCCGACATGGTGGTTCAATCTACCAGCTATTTTAAAAGGCTGGTTTGACCGTGTCTGGGCACCTGGCATCGCCTTTGATCATGCCAGCGATCTGGGACCGATCAAACCCCGTCTAACAGGTTTGAAATCAGCTCTCATCATCACCACCTTGGGCTCTCCTGCATGGATTGATTGGTTCTGGATGGGACGACCGGTCAAGCGTATTTTGCAACGCTCGCTGTTCAAGGTCTGCGCTCCACAAGCGAAGTTTTCCTATCTCTGTCTTTATAAAGCGGAGGATGCTTCATCTGCGCGTCTGGACAATTTCAAGCGAAAAATCAGCAATACCCTTGGCACACTCGCACCCTGA
- a CDS encoding acyltransferase family protein, whose translation MDKAYWSLFVEVRFYAIAGLLYFLSRKHFILLINLFFLGSLVAMSGAQMLGIQSIYNGLAVVSISNFSGWFLLGIAAYLVNQQQLSMAGFTLFNGFVCLGWASHLFGDAYFLAFAPVFAALLILPQWWDGLNRALSIAPLAKVGLASYSLYLVHQYAGLTISYVIADSLHLTGWAAVGVAFGVIAGCIGVSMIIYRYWEEPLNKALVKGLTSKLKSSSKPSNIQSQMA comes from the coding sequence ATGGATAAGGCCTATTGGTCTTTGTTTGTAGAAGTTCGCTTCTATGCCATCGCCGGACTTTTATACTTCCTCTCACGCAAACATTTCATTCTACTGATCAATCTGTTTTTCCTCGGAAGTCTGGTCGCCATGTCAGGCGCACAGATGCTGGGCATTCAGTCGATCTATAATGGATTGGCAGTGGTCAGTATTTCCAATTTCTCCGGTTGGTTCCTGCTTGGAATAGCAGCCTATCTGGTCAATCAACAGCAACTAAGCATGGCTGGCTTTACCCTATTCAATGGCTTTGTCTGCCTTGGCTGGGCATCACATTTGTTTGGCGATGCCTATTTCCTTGCCTTCGCACCGGTCTTTGCTGCGCTTCTGATCCTGCCGCAATGGTGGGATGGATTGAACCGGGCGCTTTCCATTGCACCACTCGCCAAAGTCGGATTGGCGTCCTACTCGCTGTATCTGGTGCATCAATATGCAGGCCTGACCATCAGTTATGTGATTGCAGATAGTCTGCATCTTACTGGCTGGGCCGCCGTTGGAGTGGCCTTCGGCGTTATAGCGGGCTGCATAGGCGTTTCAATGATCATTTATCGCTATTGGGAAGAGCCTTTGAACAAGGCACTGGTCAAGGGTTTGACGAGCAAGCTGAAATCTTCCTCAAAGCCATCCAACATACAAAGTCAGATGGCATAA
- a CDS encoding SRPBCC domain-containing protein, translating into MTKPIVKAAQVPLSQEAAYGLFVGKMGLWWPLHSRSVSAHRDGTRALGLEVNAVNDGKITEITADGTRYIWGSFKDCDAPHSVEIAFHMGQPAEGASQLVVSFLHLGDEECRVKLHHSGWESYGELAQMMRDGYEVAWGEIFDEGYVQACLGKN; encoded by the coding sequence ATGACCAAACCCATTGTGAAAGCTGCACAGGTTCCCCTCTCTCAAGAGGCTGCTTATGGATTGTTTGTTGGCAAGATGGGGTTATGGTGGCCGTTGCATTCACGCTCTGTCAGTGCTCATCGCGATGGCACACGAGCCTTGGGTCTGGAAGTCAACGCCGTCAATGATGGCAAGATCACCGAGATTACCGCTGACGGCACACGCTATATCTGGGGCAGCTTCAAGGATTGTGATGCGCCTCATTCCGTCGAGATAGCCTTTCATATGGGGCAACCGGCAGAAGGGGCCAGTCAACTTGTGGTCAGCTTCCTGCATCTTGGCGATGAAGAATGCCGCGTCAAGCTGCATCATTCGGGCTGGGAGAGCTATGGTGAGCTGGCGCAGATGATGCGCGATGGCTATGAGGTCGCCTGGGGTGAGATCTTTGATGAGGGGTATGTTCAGGCCTGTCTCGGCAAGAATTAG
- the ald gene encoding alanine dehydrogenase, with the protein MLIGCPKEIKDSEDRVGLVPSSVQELVASGHEVMMETNAGQGIGCSDNDYLAAGATIVETADEIFAKADMVVKVKEPQAVERAKLRKGQVLFTYLHLAPDAPQTEDLVKSEATCIAYETVTSDSGALPLLFPMSEVAGRLAPQVGAQALENNGGGMGILLGGVPGVDPAEVVIIGAGVSGTNAARIALGMGASVTMVDRNVDALRAAVDRFGTAVKTVYSNKGNIARLVEKADMVIGTVLIPGAAAPKLVTKEMIASMRDGSVIVDVAIDQGGCFETSKATTHSNPTYVVDGVVHYCVANMPGCVARTSAFALNNATLPFTLALANKGWQQALKDDAHLRNGLNVHEGKVTYKAVADDLGYDYVSSESILGL; encoded by the coding sequence ATGCTTATCGGATGCCCAAAAGAAATCAAAGACAGCGAAGACCGCGTTGGTCTGGTGCCATCTTCCGTTCAGGAACTGGTTGCCAGCGGCCACGAAGTCATGATGGAAACCAATGCTGGTCAAGGCATCGGTTGTTCAGACAATGACTATCTTGCAGCCGGCGCGACCATCGTGGAGACCGCTGACGAGATCTTTGCCAAGGCCGATATGGTCGTCAAAGTGAAAGAGCCTCAGGCTGTAGAGCGTGCGAAACTGCGTAAAGGTCAGGTTCTCTTCACTTACCTGCATTTGGCACCAGATGCTCCTCAGACCGAAGATCTGGTAAAGTCCGAAGCAACCTGCATCGCTTATGAAACCGTGACTTCCGATTCCGGTGCTCTGCCATTGCTCTTCCCAATGTCAGAAGTTGCTGGCCGTCTGGCTCCACAGGTTGGCGCACAGGCTCTGGAAAACAATGGCGGCGGCATGGGCATTCTGCTCGGTGGCGTTCCTGGTGTGGATCCTGCTGAAGTCGTCATCATCGGCGCTGGCGTGTCCGGCACCAACGCAGCTCGCATCGCGCTGGGCATGGGTGCATCCGTGACCATGGTTGATCGCAATGTTGACGCTCTGCGTGCAGCAGTTGACCGCTTCGGTACCGCAGTGAAGACCGTTTACTCCAATAAGGGCAACATTGCTCGCTTGGTTGAAAAAGCAGACATGGTCATCGGTACCGTTCTGATCCCCGGTGCAGCAGCTCCAAAACTCGTCACCAAGGAAATGATCGCTTCCATGCGTGATGGTTCCGTCATCGTTGACGTAGCAATCGATCAGGGCGGCTGCTTCGAGACCTCCAAAGCGACCACTCACTCCAACCCAACCTATGTAGTTGACGGCGTGGTTCACTATTGTGTGGCCAACATGCCTGGCTGTGTGGCTCGCACTTCTGCCTTTGCGCTCAACAATGCGACCCTACCATTCACTCTGGCTCTGGCCAACAAAGGCTGGCAGCAGGCACTGAAAGACGATGCACATCTGCGCAACGGCCTGAACGTGCATGAAGGCAAAGTCACCTACAAGGCCGTCGCCGACGATCTTGGCTACGACTATGTCTCTTCTGAGAGCATTTTGGGTCTCTAA
- a CDS encoding ACT domain-containing protein → MMIKLELTPLQGEYAICWLPAGASVPAWANDGAGFVNISYCQDELSIVCQADKVPDDIKKEDGWAAIKLNNLLGLDEPGAVLSAVKPISTAGLGVFVISTYYRDYLLVRADQFEKVSKLMIEAGHQFKDAD, encoded by the coding sequence ATGATGATCAAACTTGAGCTGACCCCGTTGCAGGGCGAGTATGCCATTTGCTGGCTCCCTGCTGGTGCATCAGTGCCAGCTTGGGCAAATGATGGCGCAGGTTTCGTCAATATCAGCTATTGTCAAGATGAGCTGTCTATTGTCTGTCAGGCCGATAAGGTTCCAGATGATATCAAAAAAGAAGATGGCTGGGCTGCAATCAAGCTGAACAATTTGCTTGGATTGGATGAGCCTGGGGCTGTTCTCTCAGCAGTCAAACCGATCTCAACCGCTGGCCTCGGTGTTTTCGTTATCTCGACTTATTATCGCGACTATCTTCTCGTTAGAGCCGATCAATTCGAGAAAGTAAGCAAGCTTATGATTGAGGCTGGGCATCAGTTCAAGGATGCTGATTAG
- a CDS encoding FecR domain-containing protein, translating to MLNPGETLSTRGRTKLMLKRGKERMQVGANAVLAIPQEQHLRPGKTLILQQAGRLDLAVNKKDVKHFAVKTPYLAAVVKGTQFSVSVNEKKTTVSVRSGKVGVSSSLSGETTDITAGQSASLDRSKAGPAKLSVAAAGKRVSIRKTRKVKAALPAFVTTKKVKGVRKELVPGSPKKAMSKRQQAKAQKARETRKANRSNRGFKGSIRSAFNRSNAGPGNNASNAANGKSSSNSNASSNSNSGGNGNGNGGGNGNGGGNGNGGGNGNGGGNGNGGGNGNGGGNGNGGGNGNGGGNGNGGGNGNGGGNGNGGGNGNGGGNGNGGGNGNGGGNGNGGGNGNGGGNGNGGGNGNGGGNGNGGGNGNGGGNGNGNGNGNG from the coding sequence ATGCTCAATCCCGGTGAGACTTTGTCAACCCGAGGTCGTACCAAGCTCATGCTGAAACGCGGTAAAGAGCGTATGCAGGTTGGGGCCAACGCAGTTCTTGCCATTCCGCAAGAACAGCATTTGCGTCCTGGCAAAACACTCATCCTGCAGCAAGCTGGTCGATTGGATCTCGCTGTCAATAAAAAGGACGTCAAGCATTTTGCAGTGAAAACGCCTTATCTGGCTGCTGTGGTAAAGGGTACCCAATTTTCTGTATCCGTGAATGAGAAGAAAACAACGGTTTCTGTTCGCTCAGGCAAGGTGGGTGTCTCCAGTTCTTTGTCAGGTGAAACGACTGATATCACAGCAGGCCAATCCGCAAGTCTGGATCGCTCGAAAGCAGGGCCTGCCAAATTGTCGGTGGCAGCCGCTGGAAAACGGGTGAGCATACGCAAGACCCGAAAGGTCAAGGCAGCATTGCCAGCATTTGTGACGACTAAAAAAGTCAAAGGCGTGCGCAAGGAATTGGTGCCTGGTTCGCCTAAAAAGGCCATGTCCAAACGACAGCAGGCAAAAGCCCAAAAAGCTCGTGAAACTCGTAAAGCCAATCGATCAAACCGTGGTTTCAAGGGATCAATCAGAAGTGCTTTCAACAGAAGCAATGCCGGTCCCGGCAATAATGCCAGTAATGCGGCAAATGGTAAAAGCAGTTCCAATAGCAATGCCAGCAGCAACAGCAATAGTGGCGGTAACGGAAACGGCAATGGCGGCGGAAACGGCAATGGCGGTGGAAACGGCAATGGCGGTGGAAACGGCAATGGCGGTGGAAACGGCAATGGCGGTGGAAACGGCAATGGCGGTGGAAATGGCAACGGCGGTGGAAACGGCAATGGCGGTGGAAATGGCAACGGCGGTGGAAATGGCAACGGCGGTGGAAACGGCAATGGCGGTGGAAACGGCAATGGCGGTGGAAACGGCAACGGCGGTGGAAACGGCAATGGCGGTGGAAATGGCAACGGCGGCGGAAACGGCAATGGCGGTGGAAACGGCAATGGCGGTGGAAACGGCAATGGCGGTGGAAACGGCAATGGCGGCGGAAACGGCAACGGCGGCGGAAACGGCAATGGCAATGGCAATGGAAACGGTTAG
- a CDS encoding exopolysaccharide biosynthesis protein — protein sequence MDRLAVIATFKQWFMLGLAIVCLIAGIATIWLPIPTGVPLLALGIFLLVAYSSSGRNWIRRTRKTWPFLDNKMAWIEDRAGKSIGRVLKTTRPFLRRKK from the coding sequence ATGGACCGACTCGCGGTGATAGCGACTTTCAAACAATGGTTTATGCTTGGACTTGCAATTGTTTGTCTGATTGCAGGCATTGCCACCATCTGGCTTCCGATCCCCACTGGCGTTCCTTTGCTTGCATTGGGGATCTTCCTGTTGGTCGCCTATAGCTCCTCTGGTCGCAACTGGATCCGCCGTACCCGAAAAACTTGGCCCTTTCTGGACAATAAGATGGCATGGATCGAAGATCGCGCGGGCAAAAGTATCGGCCGCGTTCTGAAAACCACCCGCCCCTTCTTGCGCCGGAAGAAATAG